In one window of Thalassotalea agarivorans DNA:
- a CDS encoding DsbA family oxidoreductase, with translation MSQPLVVDYYSDVLCVWAWIAQRRVDELEKQFFDKIVIKHKYVDIFGDVAAKMETTWATRGGYAGFAEHVVTASKPYDEAPVKADIWQQVKPTTSTNAHLFIKAAQLQIGQRKSAEYAFAIRNAFFVEGLDISQYKVLAEIASTIGLDSQLLVYAVENGTAIAALMSDYQQAKKEQLKGSPTYVLDGGRQTLFGNVGYRVLHANVEQLLHNPENEASWC, from the coding sequence ATGTCACAACCTTTGGTGGTAGATTATTATTCAGATGTGCTATGTGTATGGGCTTGGATCGCGCAAAGACGAGTCGACGAGTTAGAAAAACAGTTTTTCGATAAAATAGTGATTAAGCATAAGTATGTAGACATCTTCGGAGATGTTGCTGCGAAAATGGAAACAACGTGGGCGACTCGTGGCGGTTATGCAGGCTTTGCCGAACATGTTGTTACCGCATCTAAACCCTATGATGAAGCGCCGGTAAAAGCCGATATTTGGCAGCAAGTAAAACCTACAACCTCGACTAATGCCCATTTGTTTATTAAGGCAGCACAACTGCAAATCGGCCAAAGAAAGTCAGCAGAGTATGCCTTTGCTATTCGTAATGCATTTTTTGTAGAAGGATTAGATATTAGCCAATACAAGGTACTCGCTGAAATCGCCTCAACAATTGGCTTAGATAGTCAGCTGCTAGTTTATGCGGTAGAAAACGGCACCGCAATTGCCGCACTTATGTCAGATTATCAGCAAGCAAAAAAAGAGCAGCTTAAAGGTAGCCCGACCTATGTGCTCGATGGTGGTCGTCAAACCCTGTTTGGTAATGTCGGCTACAGAGTGTTGCATGCAAATGTCGAACAGTTGCTGCATAACCCTGAGAATGAAGCAAGTTGGTGCTAG